A DNA window from Deinococcus ruber contains the following coding sequences:
- a CDS encoding DUF3500 domain-containing protein yields MNRFLTLALLVGAATIGVRTLSTALAGGSGSATTSTAASLQANGTVVTTGVSLPGQHVPLPADCARVVNETARVVCTANAFLATLSAAQKAQVLLPASKANAVKWSNLPTTFVPRNGVRFSTLSAAQLTAAEAVVKAAMGSTPNEGYDEAMKIRMADDVLNASGGMGGPNSGTGIRPAPPAGQAGMTGTPPAGTPPTDTPPTGNAGGGSDYGNGLYFLAFLGTPSTTGTWQLQFGGHHLALNTTYKAGEVVGATPKFTGLEPKVWTANGVTYAPMEGEHSTLVSMLAGLNSAQLATARLSQSFSDVLLGPGQDGKFPAKKSGLRVGTLSAGQQARVLAAIKTWVQDVDDTTAATLLGIYQKELGSTYIAYSGSAGLTKQADYVRIDGPSVWIEFVCQNGIVYNSQIHYHTIWRDHTRDYGAVYSF; encoded by the coding sequence ATGAACCGTTTTCTTACCCTCGCACTCCTGGTTGGGGCAGCCACCATCGGCGTTCGCACCCTGTCCACTGCCCTGGCCGGTGGCTCCGGCTCCGCCACCACCTCGACCGCCGCCTCCCTTCAGGCGAATGGTACGGTGGTCACGACCGGCGTTTCCCTGCCTGGGCAGCACGTCCCACTACCGGCCGACTGCGCCCGCGTCGTCAATGAGACCGCCCGGGTGGTGTGCACGGCGAACGCCTTCCTCGCCACCCTGAGTGCCGCTCAGAAGGCTCAGGTGCTGCTGCCTGCGTCCAAAGCCAATGCTGTGAAATGGTCAAACCTCCCGACCACCTTCGTGCCGCGCAATGGCGTCCGGTTCAGCACCCTCAGCGCGGCCCAGTTGACGGCGGCGGAGGCGGTCGTCAAAGCCGCGATGGGCAGCACCCCGAACGAGGGCTACGACGAGGCCATGAAAATTCGGATGGCCGACGATGTGTTGAACGCCTCCGGCGGCATGGGAGGTCCGAACAGCGGAACCGGGATTCGACCGGCCCCACCGGCCGGACAGGCCGGCATGACCGGGACACCTCCAGCCGGCACGCCGCCCACAGACACACCACCGACAGGCAATGCAGGCGGCGGCAGCGACTATGGCAACGGCCTGTACTTTCTGGCCTTCCTGGGCACGCCGAGCACGACGGGAACGTGGCAGCTGCAATTCGGCGGACACCACTTGGCGCTCAACACCACCTACAAGGCCGGTGAGGTCGTCGGTGCCACGCCGAAGTTCACGGGACTGGAACCGAAGGTCTGGACGGCGAACGGCGTCACCTACGCGCCGATGGAGGGTGAGCATAGCACCCTGGTTTCGATGCTCGCCGGACTGAACAGCGCTCAGCTCGCCACTGCCAGGTTGTCGCAGAGTTTCAGCGACGTGCTGCTGGGACCCGGGCAGGACGGCAAATTCCCGGCGAAGAAATCCGGACTCCGGGTAGGTACGCTCAGTGCCGGGCAGCAGGCCCGGGTGCTCGCCGCCATCAAGACCTGGGTGCAGGACGTGGACGACACCACCGCCGCGACGCTCCTCGGGATCTACCAGAAAGAACTCGGCAGCACGTACATCGCCTACTCAGGCTCGGCCGGTCTGACAAAACAGGCCGATTATGTGCGGATCGATGGCCCAAGCGTGTGGATCGAGTTCGTCTGCCAGAACGGAATCGTCTACAACTCGCAGATTCACTACCACACCATCTGGCGTGACCACACCCGAGATTACGGTGCCGTCTACTCTTTCTGA
- a CDS encoding HupE/UreJ family protein — MTTPEITVPSTLSEIAGRGPAAYGSGIRMLTTPTGSRSALLTWLLVLILALLPGQAAAHPMPTTTVQLDIHSGYVSAELALPLNELQLATGWTLLGNGAALEVYSSRLKAYLLKHLVATTPSGQAWTVTVGTPTLTQAEQTMTGPYQEFVVAARLVPPTGAGASTHTFTLKYDAIVHQVVTHSILVSVRQDWERGLNGETPVQVGIIRTDTRTGTVPPLQVNQGGGSVWQGFAGIFLLGVHHIAKGTDHLLFLLTLLLPAPLLVVVGRRPHWGTFGGTRQSLLNIVKITTAFTVGHSLTLLLGTLRIVNVSDAPIEVLIAISILVSAVHALRPLFPGREMLVATGFGLIHGLAFSYTLAALNLSAWQAALSLLGFNLGIEAMQLLVIAVTMPWLILLARTPLYPPVRVVGASIAVLASLGWLGARLGVVNPLGTLADTLSPYGPWVIVGLAVLALLGFGWSKLRNAPSPAP; from the coding sequence GTGACCACACCCGAGATTACGGTGCCGTCTACTCTTTCTGAGATTGCCGGGCGTGGTCCGGCCGCCTACGGGTCAGGCATCCGGATGTTGACCACCCCGACCGGTTCGCGGAGTGCCCTGCTGACCTGGCTACTGGTTCTGATCCTCGCCCTGCTGCCGGGGCAGGCGGCGGCCCACCCGATGCCGACCACCACCGTTCAGCTCGACATTCATTCTGGATACGTCTCCGCGGAGCTCGCCCTCCCCCTGAACGAATTGCAGCTGGCGACCGGGTGGACCCTGCTGGGCAACGGCGCGGCCCTGGAAGTGTACAGTTCGCGGCTGAAGGCCTACCTGCTGAAGCATCTGGTCGCCACCACCCCCTCCGGGCAGGCCTGGACAGTCACGGTGGGCACGCCGACCCTGACACAGGCGGAGCAGACCATGACCGGGCCGTACCAGGAGTTCGTGGTAGCCGCTCGCCTGGTCCCGCCCACCGGGGCCGGGGCGAGCACCCACACCTTCACCCTCAAGTACGACGCCATCGTCCACCAGGTGGTCACCCACAGCATCCTCGTTTCGGTCCGTCAGGACTGGGAGCGGGGTCTGAACGGCGAGACTCCTGTGCAGGTCGGGATCATCCGCACCGACACACGAACTGGCACTGTGCCTCCTTTACAGGTGAACCAGGGCGGCGGCAGCGTCTGGCAGGGTTTCGCTGGTATCTTCCTGCTGGGCGTGCACCACATTGCCAAAGGGACCGACCACCTGCTGTTCCTGCTGACGCTGCTCCTGCCCGCTCCGCTGCTCGTGGTCGTGGGCCGTCGCCCACACTGGGGCACGTTCGGTGGGACCCGGCAGTCGCTGCTGAACATCGTCAAGATCACCACCGCTTTCACCGTTGGGCATTCCCTGACGCTGCTCCTCGGCACCCTGCGGATCGTGAATGTGTCCGACGCGCCCATAGAGGTGCTGATTGCCATTTCGATCCTGGTGTCGGCCGTGCACGCCCTGAGGCCTCTGTTTCCGGGCCGGGAGATGCTGGTGGCCACGGGCTTCGGCCTGATTCATGGCCTGGCCTTTTCCTATACGCTGGCTGCACTGAATCTCAGCGCGTGGCAGGCAGCACTGAGTCTGTTGGGGTTCAATCTGGGAATTGAGGCAATGCAACTGCTGGTGATCGCCGTGACGATGCCGTGGCTGATTCTGCTGGCCCGGACCCCACTGTATCCACCCGTGCGCGTGGTCGGCGCTTCCATCGCCGTGCTGGCGTCGCTCGGCTGGCTGGGCGCACGTCTTGGAGTGGTCAATCCGCTAGGCACCCTGGCCGATACCCTGAGCCCATATGGACCCTGGGTGATCGTCGGCCTGGCGGTGCTGGCTCTGCTGGGCTTCGGCTGGAGCAAACTGAGAAACGCGCCCTCCCCAGCACCCTGA
- a CDS encoding reverse transcriptase domain-containing protein — protein MQARVKNALEPQWEARFESSSFGFRPGRSAHDAISSIFLLANPKGVKKWILDADIKGAFDNIGHEPLLESVGKAPGHGLIKQWLKAGYVDGGIKHETSAGTPQGGIISPLLANIALHGMEEALGVLRTKHAGTIKGPRAVVRYADDFVVFCESREDAERAKNELSGWLKDRGLELSEEKTQIVHISEGFDFLGFNVRQYKMPGSKRGCKLHIKPSKASVQKIRDTLKQEWRSMRGTHAGIVITKLNPIIRGWSNYFRIGVSARTFTKLDHWMFTRTFRWTKFRHPNKSWQWVKDKYWGRLNKRREDNWVFGDKQTGGYLLKFSWTKIERHTLVRGKASPDDASLNRYWEKRRRKAHALPPTRLKMARAQQWTCPVCGGHLLNGEDLQDHHMILNHENQDRDDLKNRRLVHYVCHRQIHGGNSARPNVVKELLREG, from the coding sequence ATGCAAGCCCGTGTCAAAAACGCACTGGAACCCCAGTGGGAAGCTCGGTTTGAGTCCAGCAGTTTCGGATTCCGACCGGGTCGAAGTGCCCATGATGCCATCTCCTCAATCTTTCTCCTTGCCAACCCAAAAGGGGTCAAGAAGTGGATTCTGGACGCGGACATCAAAGGGGCGTTTGACAACATCGGTCATGAACCCTTACTTGAGTCCGTTGGAAAGGCTCCCGGCCACGGGTTGATCAAACAATGGCTGAAAGCAGGGTACGTGGACGGCGGAATCAAACATGAAACGTCAGCGGGTACACCGCAGGGCGGGATCATCAGTCCCCTCTTGGCAAACATCGCTCTTCACGGCATGGAAGAGGCACTGGGCGTGCTTCGTACGAAGCACGCCGGTACCATCAAAGGCCCCAGAGCAGTGGTGCGGTACGCAGATGATTTTGTCGTGTTCTGCGAAAGCAGAGAAGATGCTGAACGAGCGAAGAATGAACTTTCAGGATGGTTGAAAGATCGGGGTCTGGAACTCTCTGAGGAAAAGACTCAAATCGTTCATATTTCAGAAGGCTTTGACTTCCTTGGCTTCAACGTCCGACAGTACAAAATGCCTGGTTCAAAACGGGGCTGCAAACTGCACATCAAACCAAGCAAGGCTTCGGTACAGAAGATTCGGGATACGTTAAAACAAGAATGGCGGTCTATGCGTGGAACGCACGCTGGAATCGTTATCACGAAACTCAATCCCATCATTCGGGGTTGGAGCAACTACTTCCGAATTGGAGTGTCAGCGAGAACCTTCACGAAGCTCGATCACTGGATGTTTACCAGAACTTTCCGGTGGACGAAGTTCCGTCACCCAAACAAGTCCTGGCAATGGGTCAAGGACAAGTATTGGGGACGCCTGAACAAGAGAAGGGAAGACAACTGGGTGTTTGGCGACAAGCAGACGGGTGGCTACCTTCTCAAGTTCAGCTGGACGAAGATTGAACGGCATACCCTCGTGCGCGGGAAAGCATCCCCTGATGATGCCAGCCTCAATCGTTACTGGGAAAAACGTCGCCGTAAGGCACACGCACTTCCCCCGACACGGTTGAAAATGGCCCGCGCACAGCAATGGACATGCCCAGTCTGCGGTGGTCATCTCCTGAACGGAGAAGACCTTCAAGATCACCACATGATCCTGAACCATGAGAACCAAGATCGAGACGACCTGAAGAATCGCCGCCTTGTCCATTACGTCTGCCATCGTCAAATCCATGGCGGCAATTCGGCCCGTCCGAATGTTGTCAAGGAGCTTCTGCGTGAGGGGTAA
- a CDS encoding reverse transcriptase N-terminal domain-containing protein: MHVEYAANETKEQTRWNAVNWRQANRNVRNLRQRIFKAERTGDHRKVKSLQKLMLRSYANTLLSVRRVTQINAGKGTAGVDQVVIKTPEARGRLVDELHSYHPWQAAPTRRVYIPKSNGKLRPSGFQPSTTG, translated from the coding sequence ATGCACGTTGAATACGCTGCAAACGAAACCAAGGAGCAGACCAGGTGGAATGCCGTCAACTGGCGGCAGGCCAACAGGAATGTTCGGAATCTGAGGCAACGCATCTTCAAGGCCGAACGAACGGGCGACCACCGTAAGGTCAAGTCGCTTCAGAAGCTGATGCTGCGAAGCTATGCGAACACTCTTCTGAGTGTTCGTCGAGTCACGCAGATCAATGCGGGCAAAGGAACGGCGGGTGTGGATCAGGTGGTCATCAAGACACCCGAAGCCAGGGGAAGGCTGGTCGATGAGCTTCACAGCTACCATCCCTGGCAGGCTGCACCAACGCGCCGGGTGTACATTCCGAAGTCGAATGGGAAACTCCGTCCCTCGGGATTCCAACCGTCAACGACCGGGTGA
- a CDS encoding transposase: MTLLPKWFTLVLEGFAPLCSARIWPQMQLLVVGAVLSPGKRTVTAALRVLGLADDPRFGTFHRLLNRARWSSLQASRVLLGLLLTAFVPSGPLLLGLDDTTLRRTGVKISAKGIDRDPVRSSHGHFVKASGLRWLSLMLLTPIPWAHRLWACHS, encoded by the coding sequence ATGACACTGCTCCCGAAATGGTTCACCTTGGTCTTGGAAGGATTCGCTCCATTGTGTTCGGCGCGCATCTGGCCGCAGATGCAGCTCCTGGTTGTTGGAGCTGTGTTGTCTCCTGGAAAACGGACCGTGACCGCGGCGTTGCGAGTGCTCGGGTTAGCGGACGATCCAAGGTTCGGGACATTTCACCGCCTGTTGAATCGGGCGCGCTGGTCGAGTCTGCAAGCCAGTCGCGTCCTGCTTGGTCTGCTCCTGACGGCTTTTGTGCCCTCAGGACCGCTGCTCCTCGGCCTGGACGACACGACCTTACGACGCACTGGAGTGAAGATCAGTGCCAAAGGGATCGACCGTGATCCTGTCAGATCCAGCCACGGACACTTCGTCAAAGCCAGCGGGTTGCGCTGGCTGAGCCTGATGCTGCTGACCCCCATTCCCTGGGCCCATCGCCTCTGGGCCTGCCATTCCTGA
- a CDS encoding transposase has product MSLDPQPIGEIPEMTVRVARAAFRKGSTIMRLREEFGTLYTDADFSVLFPKRGQPALAPWRLALVSVFQFLENFTDRQAADQVRARIDWKYALGLELEDAGFDFSVLSEFRSRLIQGHNEHLLLDTMLAHFKAQGLIKAKGKQRTDSTHVLAHVRALNHLELVAETLRAALNELAVAAPAWLKEVSPSEWFERYGQRVYDFRLPKGQAPRDAYGVTVGQDGFQLLTALEMRPARWTPTDACVESLRALVHERDAVIELITLEKGRHHALDHRHAVQDVVVRLCDERLALLGQQRDTLNQAIQDTIALPGRLHVQIELLASVPGIGQLTAAVLLSETGHLEDMHRSEQWTAYAGLSPLPRQSGAMIGRCRISKIGNARLRRAMYLSAVTVSRLSNPLGAYYRRLVEQGKPKKVALIALARKLLRTCFAVLKTAQPFDLAYQRPLKAA; this is encoded by the coding sequence ATGAGCCTCGATCCCCAACCGATCGGCGAGATTCCAGAAATGACTGTCCGGGTAGCGCGGGCTGCGTTTCGCAAAGGCAGCACCATTATGCGACTCAGAGAAGAGTTTGGGACGTTGTACACGGACGCTGACTTCAGCGTCCTGTTTCCTAAACGTGGTCAGCCAGCCCTGGCGCCCTGGCGTCTCGCGCTGGTCAGCGTGTTTCAGTTCCTCGAAAATTTTACCGATCGACAAGCAGCAGACCAGGTGAGGGCTCGGATTGACTGGAAATACGCGCTCGGCCTTGAACTGGAAGATGCTGGATTCGACTTCAGTGTGCTTAGCGAGTTCAGGTCACGCCTGATTCAAGGGCACAACGAGCACCTGCTGCTCGACACGATGCTGGCACACTTCAAAGCTCAAGGGCTGATCAAAGCGAAGGGCAAGCAGCGTACCGACTCCACCCATGTTCTGGCCCATGTTCGCGCGCTCAATCACCTCGAGTTGGTGGCCGAAACCCTGCGCGCTGCGCTGAACGAGCTCGCTGTCGCAGCTCCGGCCTGGCTCAAAGAGGTGTCTCCTTCAGAATGGTTCGAACGGTATGGGCAGCGGGTGTACGACTTTCGCTTGCCCAAGGGGCAAGCGCCCCGCGATGCGTATGGCGTAACCGTCGGCCAGGACGGGTTCCAACTGCTGACCGCGCTTGAGATGCGTCCAGCCCGCTGGACGCCCACCGATGCGTGTGTCGAATCGCTCCGCGCCCTCGTTCACGAGCGCGACGCTGTCATTGAATTGATCACGCTGGAGAAAGGTCGGCATCATGCGCTCGATCACCGACATGCGGTGCAAGACGTCGTGGTGCGGTTGTGTGATGAACGCCTCGCGTTGCTGGGACAGCAACGCGATACGCTGAACCAGGCCATCCAGGACACCATCGCGCTCCCAGGTCGACTGCACGTTCAGATCGAGTTACTGGCCTCCGTGCCAGGAATTGGGCAGCTGACCGCCGCGGTGCTGCTGTCCGAAACCGGGCACCTGGAGGACATGCACCGCTCGGAGCAGTGGACAGCCTATGCAGGTTTATCGCCCCTTCCACGTCAATCCGGCGCGATGATAGGACGCTGCCGCATCTCAAAGATAGGCAATGCGCGTCTCAGACGCGCGATGTACCTGTCGGCCGTGACGGTCTCGCGCTTATCCAACCCGCTGGGCGCGTACTATCGGCGCCTGGTCGAGCAAGGCAAACCGAAGAAAGTGGCGTTGATCGCACTCGCCCGCAAACTCCTGCGGACCTGTTTCGCCGTCTTGAAGACCGCTCAGCCGTTTGACCTGGCGTATCAGCGACCTCTGAAGGCGGCTTGA
- a CDS encoding phosphotransferase family protein — MESQTKNAQTRSQIEAMAARAFSGLELSPDEAAVRELKDGWFNAAYLVQLADGREVVLKIAPSPGSDVMQYERHIMSTEVWAMRLVRQNPAIPVPEILFYDQTRELCDSDYFFMERVVGDNLEHVKASLPADTQATIGQQIGGIIREINGFSGAFFGYPGNADLRADTWRDAFLKMIDAILADAACKGMVFDFGEDELRTTILRHAPALEEVTTPCLVHWDAWNPNFFVREGRIVGIIDFERALWAEPLMEAQFRPLFETGVTHALQGYGKTTFTFPEQQRCHLYSLHLGLTMQTECAYRNYATDDILQLSRQFIRTTMAWLKSH, encoded by the coding sequence ATGGAAAGCCAGACCAAGAATGCCCAGACTCGTTCACAGATTGAGGCCATGGCGGCCCGTGCCTTCAGTGGCTTAGAACTGAGTCCTGATGAGGCAGCCGTTCGGGAATTAAAAGACGGCTGGTTCAACGCGGCGTACCTGGTCCAGCTTGCCGACGGGCGCGAAGTCGTCCTCAAGATCGCGCCCTCCCCAGGCTCGGACGTCATGCAGTACGAACGCCACATCATGTCCACTGAGGTTTGGGCTATGCGCCTTGTTCGGCAGAACCCAGCCATTCCCGTCCCCGAGATCCTCTTCTACGACCAGACCCGTGAGCTGTGCGATTCCGACTACTTCTTCATGGAGAGGGTGGTTGGGGACAACCTCGAACACGTGAAGGCAAGCCTGCCTGCTGACACCCAGGCGACCATCGGGCAGCAGATCGGCGGGATCATCCGCGAGATCAATGGCTTTTCAGGCGCCTTCTTTGGCTATCCGGGCAATGCTGACCTGCGGGCCGACACCTGGCGAGACGCCTTCCTGAAAATGATCGACGCGATTCTGGCGGATGCCGCCTGCAAGGGGATGGTGTTCGACTTCGGTGAGGATGAGCTTCGGACCACCATCCTTCGGCACGCCCCAGCCTTAGAGGAGGTCACGACGCCCTGCCTGGTGCACTGGGATGCTTGGAATCCGAACTTTTTTGTACGGGAGGGCCGGATCGTGGGGATCATCGACTTCGAGCGCGCCCTGTGGGCCGAGCCCCTGATGGAAGCCCAGTTCCGTCCCCTGTTCGAGACGGGCGTGACCCACGCGCTGCAGGGGTATGGCAAGACGACCTTCACCTTCCCCGAACAGCAGCGGTGCCACCTGTACTCGCTGCACCTCGGGCTGACCATGCAGACCGAGTGCGCCTACCGGAACTACGCGACCGACGACATCCTTCAGTTGTCCCGGCAGTTCATCCGAACCACGATGGCTTGGCTCAAGAGCCACTGA
- a CDS encoding MATE family efflux transporter, protein MAAASKTERLGTQSIGRLLLEMSSQTTFSLLVYALYTLIDTYFLSVDVGPLAAAGASVIAPVLTALGAVATTVGAGGASVVSRALGEGNVPLASRTVANTFLIFWVVALIIGMLGVILIEPLVRLLGATDRIAPYATEYGRIIFLGAVTSTGFSAIIRADGNARFSTLIWIIPVGVNVALCWLFIVVLKLGAAGAALATVCAQTVSLGMSLYFFFWRKHRSYDVKAAYFRPNAPIIAQVLLIGFPSFAKNFSVSLVAVITNNLLRQLGGEGALSVYAIVGRLYAGLLTPQLGIVQGMQPLVGYNFGQRTFGRVWKTVRLSLRATVLYGVLACGVCLLFSAALLTALSKDHAVLAQGPGALQLLALAFPLTGVSLVVAAAFQAIGRAREALGLTLGGILLVKVPVLLLAAHLFGLHGLWISEAVSEGVLCLTAWVMLKRIWERSEGGLRQRA, encoded by the coding sequence ATGGCAGCGGCGTCCAAGACCGAGCGGCTCGGCACACAGAGCATTGGCAGACTGCTGCTGGAGATGTCGTCTCAGACAACCTTTTCGCTGCTGGTCTATGCCCTCTACACCCTGATTGACACGTATTTCCTGTCGGTAGACGTGGGACCCCTGGCCGCTGCCGGGGCGTCTGTCATCGCTCCCGTCTTGACCGCGTTGGGAGCGGTGGCAACGACCGTAGGGGCAGGAGGCGCGTCGGTGGTCTCCCGGGCACTGGGAGAAGGGAACGTACCGCTGGCTTCCCGGACGGTGGCGAACACCTTCCTGATCTTCTGGGTGGTCGCGCTGATCATCGGCATGCTCGGCGTGATCTTGATCGAGCCGCTGGTTCGGCTGTTGGGGGCCACGGACCGCATTGCGCCCTACGCCACCGAGTATGGGCGCATCATCTTTCTGGGAGCCGTCACCAGCACGGGCTTCTCAGCCATCATTCGGGCCGATGGCAATGCTCGGTTTTCCACCCTGATCTGGATCATTCCAGTGGGCGTCAACGTGGCGCTGTGCTGGCTGTTCATCGTTGTGCTGAAGCTCGGGGCCGCCGGGGCCGCCTTGGCGACCGTCTGCGCACAGACCGTTTCCCTGGGAATGAGCCTGTATTTCTTCTTCTGGCGCAAACACCGCTCCTACGATGTCAAGGCGGCGTATTTCAGACCGAATGCACCCATCATCGCGCAGGTGCTGCTGATCGGCTTTCCCTCGTTCGCCAAGAATTTCAGTGTGAGCTTGGTGGCGGTCATCACCAACAATCTCCTCCGGCAGCTGGGGGGCGAAGGCGCTCTGAGCGTGTACGCGATTGTGGGGCGGCTGTACGCTGGACTTTTGACGCCCCAACTGGGCATCGTTCAGGGAATGCAGCCGCTGGTGGGGTACAACTTCGGCCAGCGAACGTTCGGGCGCGTATGGAAGACGGTTCGGCTGTCCCTACGGGCCACGGTCTTATACGGCGTGCTGGCCTGTGGGGTGTGCCTGCTGTTTTCCGCCGCGCTGCTCACCGCATTGTCCAAGGACCACGCGGTTCTTGCCCAAGGACCGGGGGCGCTACAACTGCTGGCGCTGGCCTTTCCCCTGACGGGCGTCAGTCTGGTCGTGGCTGCAGCGTTTCAGGCCATCGGGCGGGCCAGAGAAGCGCTTGGGCTCACGCTGGGCGGCATCCTCCTGGTCAAGGTGCCGGTCTTGCTGCTGGCGGCCCACCTGTTTGGCTTACATGGCCTCTGGATTTCGGAAGCCGTGTCGGAAGGGGTGCTCTGCCTTACCGCCTGGGTGATGCTGAAGAGGATTTGGGAGAGATCCGAAGGAGGGTTACGCCAAAGGGCGTGA